In Desulfovibrio aminophilus, the following proteins share a genomic window:
- a CDS encoding alkyl/aryl-sulfatase gives MPTNPFCPVYDEDSPLVPPGLTAHSRKMKPAIYQVTDRVFLAYGYADANSILLVGDDGVVIVDATEDETKARSILAEFRKITDKPVKALIYTHFHPDHIGGARGFVDPCDVASGEVQVVSHESLPEFVSLTMAAGAAPILSLRNAYCFGAFLPLGPEGRINCGIGPDVRVRRASYLAPTLTFRESLDLTVAGVRMHLLWAPSECEDEIVVWLPDWKVLCSAEVVQGECFPNLYAIRGTRYRDPRRWYKSLDALREFPAEHLAPSHGRPVSGRKAVGELLTAYRDAIQYVHDQTLRFMNRGHTPDELAGLVKLPPHLAEHPWLGEFYGSVADHVREIYQGELGFFLGDPTTLRATPPTLAAARLVALMGGREAVLTAARQALDSGDPQWAAELTTLAIRLNILDMESRRLKARALRAVGQAETAIQPRHWYMTAALELEGRLERDASGGDPDSPACGPRSWWRPWGRAWPPNGPWRRIWSGPSSSWTLPGNAAWRSGAAWPNFIPAVPSTRISSPAWGAVSWPGC, from the coding sequence ATGCCGACCAACCCGTTCTGCCCCGTCTACGATGAGGACTCCCCCCTGGTTCCGCCGGGCCTCACCGCGCATTCCCGCAAGATGAAGCCCGCGATTTACCAAGTCACGGACCGGGTCTTTCTGGCCTACGGGTACGCCGACGCCAACTCCATCCTCCTGGTGGGCGACGACGGGGTCGTGATCGTCGACGCCACGGAGGACGAGACCAAGGCCCGGAGCATCCTGGCCGAGTTCCGCAAGATCACGGACAAACCGGTCAAGGCGCTGATCTACACGCATTTCCACCCGGACCACATCGGCGGCGCGAGGGGATTCGTGGACCCGTGCGATGTGGCGAGCGGTGAGGTCCAGGTCGTCTCCCACGAGAGCCTGCCCGAGTTCGTCAGTCTGACCATGGCCGCCGGGGCAGCGCCCATCCTGTCCCTGCGCAATGCATACTGCTTCGGCGCTTTCCTGCCGCTTGGGCCCGAGGGCCGGATCAACTGCGGCATCGGCCCGGACGTGCGGGTGCGCAGGGCCTCCTATCTGGCCCCCACGCTGACCTTCCGGGAGAGCCTGGACCTCACCGTGGCCGGGGTGCGCATGCACCTGCTCTGGGCGCCCAGCGAGTGCGAGGACGAGATCGTGGTCTGGCTGCCGGACTGGAAGGTCCTCTGCAGCGCCGAGGTGGTCCAGGGCGAATGCTTCCCCAACCTCTACGCCATCCGGGGCACGCGCTACCGCGACCCGCGCCGCTGGTACAAGAGCCTGGACGCGCTGCGGGAGTTTCCGGCGGAGCACCTGGCCCCGTCCCACGGCAGGCCGGTGTCCGGGCGCAAGGCCGTGGGCGAGCTCCTCACCGCCTACCGCGACGCCATCCAGTACGTCCACGACCAGACCCTGCGGTTCATGAACCGGGGGCACACGCCCGACGAACTGGCCGGGCTGGTCAAGCTGCCGCCGCACCTGGCGGAACACCCCTGGCTGGGCGAGTTCTACGGGAGCGTGGCCGACCATGTGCGCGAAATCTACCAGGGCGAGCTGGGCTTCTTCCTGGGCGACCCCACGACCCTGCGGGCCACGCCGCCGACCTTGGCGGCCGCGCGCCTGGTGGCCCTCATGGGCGGCCGGGAGGCGGTGCTCACCGCCGCCCGCCAGGCCCTGGACAGCGGCGACCCGCAATGGGCGGCCGAGCTGACCACCCTGGCCATCCGGCTGAACATCCTGGACATGGAGTCCCGGCGGCTCAAGGCCCGGGCCCTGCGCGCGGTGGGCCAGGCCGAGACCGCCATCCAGCCCCGCCACTGGTACATGACCGCGGCCCTGGAGCTGGAGGGCAGGCTGGAGCGCGACGCCTCCGGCGGCGACCCGGACTCTCCGGCCTGCGGCCCGAGGTCCTGGTGGAGGCCCTGGGGCCGCGCCTGGCCTCCGAACGGACCCTGGAGACGCATCTGGTCGGGGCCTTCGAGTTCGTGGACGCTCCCGGGGAATGCGGCCTGGAGATCCGGCGCGGCGTGGCCCAATTTCATTCCCGCCGTCCCGAGCACCCGGATTTCGTCGCCCGCCTGGGGCGCGGTTTCCTGGCCGGGCTGCTGA
- a CDS encoding DsrE family protein, whose protein sequence is MISTVSIIIRHALGDERMALGVRAAYAAQAGGYETTLVLLGEGVHALIGRLPEYLRNMITAFQENDGRLACLGACAEQRGIAAAEFGFEGVDVLGDGELAGILEDSDSVNVY, encoded by the coding sequence ATGATCAGCACCGTGAGCATCATCATCCGGCATGCCCTGGGCGACGAGCGCATGGCCCTGGGCGTGCGCGCCGCCTACGCCGCGCAGGCCGGCGGCTATGAGACCACCCTCGTGCTCCTCGGCGAGGGGGTCCACGCCCTGATCGGCCGCCTGCCGGAGTATCTGCGCAACATGATCACCGCCTTCCAGGAGAACGACGGCCGCCTGGCCTGCCTGGGCGCCTGCGCCGAGCAGCGCGGCATCGCCGCCGCCGAGTTCGGTTTCGAGGGCGTGGACGTCCTCGGCGACGGAGAGCTCGCCGGGATTCTTGAGGATTCCGACAGCGTCAACGTCTACTGA
- a CDS encoding DsrE family protein yields MSTITITMLSGALENGNADFMIRFAEAALDEGHGVNVFLYGNGCNMANKEVAWTGERGMNDALTAFMDGFRLADRLEALAAKGAVLHTCHTTEYGRGTEGCAYLDGVQRGNVGTSLTKFWMTSDVGFTLGG; encoded by the coding sequence ATGTCCACCATCACCATCACCATGCTCTCGGGCGCGCTGGAGAACGGCAACGCGGACTTCATGATCCGCTTCGCCGAGGCGGCCCTGGACGAGGGGCACGGCGTGAACGTGTTCCTCTACGGCAACGGCTGCAACATGGCCAACAAGGAAGTCGCCTGGACCGGCGAGCGGGGCATGAACGACGCCCTGACCGCCTTCATGGACGGCTTCCGCCTGGCCGACCGCCTGGAGGCCCTGGCGGCCAAGGGAGCGGTCCTGCACACCTGCCACACCACGGAATACGGCCGGGGAACCGAGGGCTGCGCCTACCTGGACGGCGTCCAGCGCGGCAACGTCGGCACCTCGCTGACCAAGTTCTGGATGACGTCCGACGTGGGCTTCACCCTGGGCGGCTGA